TGTCTCGGCGAAGGTTGCTGCCAAGCGGGCGATGAGCGAGGTCACCTCCCCGATTATTGCGATCGTACTGGTGTTGGTGTCGGTCTTTGTGCCGGTTGGATTTGTCGGCGGGATCACCGGCGCGCTCTACAAACAGTTCGCCGCGACGATCGCCATCTCGGTGACGGTGTCGGGGTTCGTGGCGCTGACGTTGAGCCCGGCTTTGTGCGCCATGGTGCTTCTCCCGCAGCATGAGGCGCGCGGCGGATTCTGGGCCTTCTTCGATCGAAACTTCGGGCGTACGCAACAGGGATTTTCCCGGATTGTGGGTTCGTTTCTGGCGAGACCGGTCCTTGTTATGCTGCTCTTCGGCGTGCTGCTGGTCGTCTCGACGGGTCTGTTCAAGGCCCTGCCGAAAAGCTTTCTTCCGGAGGAAGACCAGGGTTATTTCATTGTGGTGGCGCAATTGCCGGACGGTGCGTCGAAGCAGCGAACCGACGCGGTGCTCGAACGGATCGAGCGCTATTTCCAGGCGAATCCGGCGGTGCATTCGACCGACGCGCTGTCCGGCCAGAACTTTGTGTTCGGCACGCGCGGGCCGAATGCGGCGACGATGTTTGTGCCGCTCGTGCTCTGGGACGAGCGCCCCGAGCCGCAGAATCATGCGAAGGCGCTGGTGGGTGCGGCCTACGCGGAGTTCGCGAAAATTCCTGAAGCGTTGATCCTGGCCTTCAATGCGCCGGCTATTCGCGGCGTGGGGGCGGTCGGGGGATTCTCCGCGCAGCTACAAGACCCTAACAGCGGGGACTTTAAGAAGTTCGCCGCGGTGGCCCAGCAGTTCGTCGAACGGGCGCAGAAGGAGCCGGCGATCGGCCGGGTCGGGACGAATTTCCGTGTCTCCTCTCCCCGGCTGTATGTGAATGTGAACCGGGAACGGGCGAAGGCCCTGGGGATTCCGATCTCCGACATCTTCGATACGCTGCAGGCCTACTTCGGCAATTTCTATATCAACGACTTCGTGAAATTCGGTCGCGTCTATCATGTGCAGACCGAAGCCGAAGCGGAATACCGGGCCACCCCTCAAGATTTGGCGAAGATCTACGTGCGCGCGCAAACACCGCAAGGCACGAATATGATCACGCTCGATACGGTCGTGACGACGGAGTATCAGAGCGGGCCGGATCCGGTGAATCACTTCAACGGCTACAATACGGCGCTGGTGCTGGGTGCGGCGGCGCCGGGTTTCAGCTCGGGACAGGCCCTCGAAGCCCTGGATCGGGTCGGGAAAGAGGTCCTTGTGCCCCAGGGCTATTCGATCGATTACAGCAATATTTCGTTTCAGGAGCGGCGGGTGGGAGGACAGTCCGGCGTGGTCTTTGCCGTCGGGCTTCTGATGGTGTTTCTCGTCTTGGCCGCGCAGTTCGAGAGCTGGGTCGTCCCCTTTGCCGTGATTCTGGCCGTGCCCTTCGCAATCTTCGGCGCCCTCACCGCCGTCTTCCTGCGCGGGTTTGAAAACGACATCTATTTCCAGATCGGACTGGTGACGTTGATTGGTCTCTCGGCCAAAAACGCGATCCTGATCGTCGAGTTTGCCAATACGCGCTATGAAGCGGGCCGCCCGCTGATCGAGGCGGCGATGGAAGCGGCGAAGCTCAGGTTCCGTCCCATCATCATGACCTCGATGGCGTTTATCTTTGGAATGATTCCCCTGGTCGTGGCGCGAGGCGCCGGTGCGTCGAGCCGCCAGTCGATCGGCACAGGTGTCATGGGAGGCATGCTTGCGGCGACGTTCCTGGCGATCTTCTTCGTGCCTCTTTTTTACGTGGTGACCCGGCGGTTGACTCAACGTCGGACATCCGAATCCGCCCTCCTTGAGGAACCCCCCACGCCGCTTTCATCGGAGGATGAGTCCCATCATGCGTAAGCCATTGGCTCTCGGACTTTCGTTGTTGTTCGCTTCCTGCGCGGTGGGACCGGATTATGAGCGGCCCAAGACGGATGCGGGCGATACCTTTCGGATGGCGGAAACTCCGGCCGATGCGCCATCGTTGGCGAACCTGCCCTGGTGGGAACTCTTGAAGGACGACCAGCTGCAGACGCTGATCAAGATGGCGCTGGCCGAAAACAAGGATCTACAAAAAGCCGTGGCCACCGTCGAAGAGTTTCAAGCACGCGCGCTGATCGCCAGGTCCGATTGGCTGCCGGGCATCACCGCGTCAGGCAATGCCCCTAACCTCGGCCGCAAAACAATCTTTCTGTTCCCCGGCTTTGCCAATCCGTTCAACTATTATCTTCAAGGCAACCTTTCGTGGGAGCTCGATATCTGGGGTCGGATCCGTCGATCGAATGAAGCAGCCCGCGCGGACCTGCTGTCAAAAGAGGAAAACCGGCGAGCGGTGGTTTTGCAGCTGGTGAGCGGCGTGGCCGAGAGCTATTTCAATCTGCTGCAGTTCGACGATCAGCTCGATATCGCTAAGCGGACCCTGCATTCATGGGAAGAGTCGGTGCGCATCGCCCAGGCCCGGCTCAAGCAGGGGATGACGTCCCGGTTGGATACGGATCAATTCGAAGCGGAGCGGGCCAACGCGGCGGCGCGGGCGGCAGAACTCGAACGGCAGATGGTGCAGGCGGAAAACCAGCTGAGTGTGCTGCTCGGCCGGAAGCCGTTTGCGATTCCTCGCGGCCGTTTGTTGAATGACCAGATGGTGCCGCCTGCTGTGCCTGCCGGGCTTCCATCCGATCTGCTGCAGCGACGTCCGGATCTGCTCGACGCGGAACAGCAACTGGCGGCGGCGACCGCCCGTATCGGTGCGGCGAAGGCCGAACGATTTCCGAAAATCTCTTTGACGGGACTGCTCGGTGCTGCGAGCCCCCAGCTTTCGAAGCTCTTTACCGATCCGGCCTCCTTCGGGGTCGGAGGGATGGGGTTTGCGGCGCCGCTATTGAGTGGGCCGGTGCTCGGGTTTCAGCAGGAAGCGATCGAGGCGCAGGCGAAGCAAGCCTTGGCCCAGTATGAGAAGACGGTGCTCACGGCGTTTCGTGAAGTGGAGGACTCGCTCGTCGCGGTGCGCACGACACGGGTGCAGAGTGAAGCCCAGATGCAGCAAGTCGCGGCGCTCCAGTCGGCGCTGAAGCTGGCGGAGCTGCGCTATAAAGGGGGCCTGGCCAACTATCTCGATGTGCTGGTATCCAGAAGAAATCTATTCGAGGCCGAGCTGGCCTTGACCGGAACGCGCCGGTTACATGTCGTGTCCGTCGTTCAGTTGTATAAAGCGTTGGGCGGCGGATGGTCACCGGAGATGGACCGCAAGACCGAACCTCGCAAAGGATAGCGTGATGAATAAGCCGGCTGATACGCAATTCCCCCTCCATGACCTGCTGACACAGCGCTGGAGCCCGCGCGCATTTTCTGAACAGGCGGTGGGGCAGGAAAAGCTTCACGTGCTTCTTGAAGCGGCCCGCTGGGCGCCGTCATCCAGCAATGAACAGCCCTGGCGATTCATCGTGGCGACCAAGGAGGAACCGGCGGACTATGACCGGCTTCTGGCCTGTCTGTTGGAGGGTAATCGCAAATGGGCCTATCGCGCTCCGGTGCTGATTCTATCTGTGGCGCGCATGGATTTTGAGGAGGATAGCCGACCGAATCGCCATGCCTTCCACGATGTCGGGGTGGCGACGGAGAATCTTCTGTTGCAAGTGAGCGCGCTCGGGCTCGTCGCGCATCCCATGGCGGGTTTCGATATCGAGAAGGCGCGGGACGACCTCAGGATTCCGTCCGGCTACGAGCCGGTCGCTATGATTGCGGTGGGCTACCCCGGCGAGCTGAGCGTACTGCCCGACTATCTGCAACAGCGCGAATTGAAGCCGAGAGAACGGAAGCCGCTGACCGAGATCGCCTTTTCAGGGCAGTGGGGCCATTCCCTTCCATCCCCGTTGGTGTGAGAGAGCGAATCGATGACCTCCCTGAATGGAAAGGTGGCGATCGTCACCGGCGCATCGAGCGGAATCGGGCAGGCCGTTGCAGAGCGACTTGCGGCGGACGGGGCGATCGTCGTGGTGAACTATCTCCGGAGCGAGGGCAAGGCCCGTGGAGTGGTGGCCGGTATCCAGGGCAAGGGTGGGAAAGCAGTGGCTGTGCAAGCCGACATGAGTGTGGCGGCTGATGCACGGCGGTTAGTCGTCGATACGTCGGCGCAGTTCGGTCGCTTGGATATTCTGGTCAACAATGCCGGGAAGTTCGTGCCGAAATCCTTCTTCGAGACATCGGAAGCGGACTTCGACGCGCAGATCGCCTTGCATGCGAAGGGCCCCTACTTTGCGATGCAGGAAGCGGGGAAGGTCATGCGCGATCAGGGGCGTATCGTGAATATTTCCAGTGCGGGGACGAAGCTGCACTACTACGGAGCCACAGCCTATCTCGGAAGCCGGGGTGCCCTGGAGCAATTTACCATGGGAATTGCTCAGGAGCTGGCCCCGCGCGGGATCACGGTGAATACGGTGGCGCCTGGTTTCACGGACACGGGGATCTTGACCGAACCCTATCGGCAGATGGGGATACAGCTATCGCCGTTCAAGCGATTAGGCACGCCTGAGGATATTGCCGAGGTCGTCGCATTTCTCGTCAGTGAGCAGGCCCGATGGATAACCGGACAGACGATTCAAGCCGGCGGCGGCATTGTGATGTAATGGGGACTGCCACCCTTCCGGTTGGTGGCTGTCCCCTTTGTGGTCTAGGAGGTGAATCATGGCCGATAAGAAAATCATCGCAGTGGTTGGTGCGACTGGTGCACAGGGTGGCGGGTTGGTGAGAGCGATCGTGAAGGATCCGGGCAGCGGATTCGTGGCTCGTGCCATCACGCGCGATGTGAATTCGGATAAGGCCAAGGCCTTGGCGAAGCTCGGGGCTGACGTGGTGGCGGCGAATCTCGACGATGCGGACAGCCTGGCACGCGCCTTTGCCGGCGCTTATGGCGTGTTCTGCCTGACGAATTTCTGGGAGCACTTCTCGCCGGAAAAAGAGTATGCCCAGGTCAAGGCGCAGGCGACGGCGGCCAAGAAGGCGGGCGTGCAACATGCCGTCTGGTCGACGCTGGAGGATACACGCAAGTGGGTGCCGCTGACGGACAACCGGATGCCCACGCTGATGGGCAAGTATAAGGTCCCGCATTTCGATGCGAAGGGGGAAGCGGATCAGGAGTTTACGAAGCTCGGCGTGCCGACCACGTTTCTCCTCACGTCGTTCTACTGGGACAATATGATTTCGTTCGGGATGGGTCCTAAGAAGGGACCGGATGGCACGCTGGCCTTTACGCTTCCAATGGGCGATAAAATGTTGCCCGGCATCGCAGCAGAAGACATCGGCAAGTGCGCGTTCGGGATTTTCAAGAAGGGCCGTGAGCATATCGGTAAGACCGTGGCCATTGCTGGTGAGCACTTGACCGGAGCCGAGATGGCTGCAGCTATGACCAAGTCGTTCGGTCAGCCGGTGCGGTACAACGCGGTGACGCCCGAGCAGTATCGGGCGTTCGGATTTCCCGGCGCCGACGATCTCGGCAACATGTTTCAGTTTAAGCACGATTTTAACGAGGCGTTTTGTGGCCCGCGAAACCCATCCATCGCGCGCGGCCTCAATCCCGCCCTGCTGACGTTTGAGGCGTGGCTCGCACACAACAAGAACCGCATTCCCCTAACCTAACGACGATCTGACAAAGGAGTGAGCATGGCGCGGCAGAATGTTTCTACCGGCGGTCCCTGGGAAGCCACGATCGGGTATTCACGCGCCGTGCGTGTCGGCGACCATGTGCAGGTGTCGGGAACGACGGCGATGACGCCCGGCGGCCTGGTGGGCAAAGGTGATCCCTATGCGCAGACGATTCAGACGCTCAAGACCATCGAGGCGGCGTTGCGCCAAGCCGGGGTGTCGCTCGCCGATGTCGTGCGGACCAGAATTTATATGGCCAATATCGATCAGTGGCAGGCGGTCGGCCGGGCGCACGGAGAAGTCTTCGGGAATATCCGGCCCGCGACGACCATGGTGGAAGTGAAGCGGTTGATCGATCCGGACATGTTAGTCGAGATCGAAGCGGATGCGATCGCACCGCACTAGCAGGATGCTGAAACAGGCCGCCAGCGGCGTTCTCGCGTCGCTCGGAGGCTCAACGTACAGCAGCGAGTACGTCTCGCCTCTTCGCTCGCTGCGGCCTTGCCCGCGGAACGGCGCGTCTCGGCGCGCCGGGGTTGGGCGGGTGAGAACCGTGGCCTGTTTGAGCATCCTGTAGCACTGTCTACGAGGCAGGTGCTTGGTCTAGGATGAAATATTCTCCGCAAACTCGACACTTGGCCAGGGTGGATCCGGTGATGCGCCGGTTGATCCGCGACGTGGGGCCGTTTGCTCTGATTCCGAGAGTACGGCGTACTCCCTTTGAGTCCCTGGCCCGGGCGATTGCGTTTCAACAGCTTCATGAAAAGGCGGCCGAAAGCATTCTGAAGCGGTTCATCGCACTCTTTCCCGGCCGGCGGTTTCCCCGGCCAGCCGAACTGCTCACGGCCCATGCCGACGCCATTCGCGGCGCGGGATTTTCGGGCGCAAAAGTTCTGGCACTGCGTGATCTGGCGGCCAGGACACTCGATGGGACGGTCCCGACCGGCCGTGAGATCAAGGCGCTCGACGATAATGCGATTATCGAACGGCTTGTCGAAGTGCGAGGGATCGGACGCTGGACGGTCGAGATGCTGCTGATCTTCCAGCTGGGCCGGCCGGATGTCTTGCCGGTCGACGACTTTGGTGTGCGCAACGGGTTTCGTGTCGCCTATCGCCGCCGTACGATGCCGTCGCCGAAAGAGGTGTTGCGTTATGGCGAGCGATGGAGGCCGTATCGCACAGCGGCGGCCTGGTATTTGTGGCGCGCTGCCGATCGGACGAAACAGGAGACGACGGTACTGTGAAGGGAGCTCATGAAATTGACCGGCATCTACGAGTGGATTGATCGCAACATTCTTTCCCTGGGTCGTGAGATGCGGCTGTCCTATCTTCCGCCGCTCATGGTCTATATGGCGTACGGGATCTCCGGTCTGACGGGGATCGTCGGCACGTTCTTTGTCAAAGACTACTTAGGGCTGTCGGCGTCGTTTCTCGCTGCGCTCGGATTCTGGGCCGGTATTCCCTGGGCGCTCAAGATGCCCATCGGGCACACGGTGGATCTCTTGTGGCGCTGGAAGAGCTGGCTCGTCGGTCTCGGGGCGGGCTTGCTGGCCGCCAGCCTCGGCATCATGGCCGCGCTAATCGGCAATCGCGAGGCGATGACGGCGATGCTCCCGGCGGAAGTCTGGTTTGTGATCAGTGCGCTTCTTTCGCCCATCGGATATGTCGTCCAGGATGCAGTCGCCGATGCGATGACGGTCGAGGCGGTGCCGCGCGTCGATGAGAAGGGCCAGCTGTTTGACGAACCGACGCGCAAGCTCATGCATACGACGATGCAGACGCTCGGGCGCGTGGCTATTGTGGGCGGCGGCATTCTGGTGGCGATGATCAACGTCTATGTATTCAGCGGCACCGAGGGGTTGCCGCAGGCGGAGCTGGTTCGGCTGTACAAGCAAGTGTATCTGATGGCGTTGGCGATTCCCTTCGTGTCTGTGCTCGGCGTGGGCGTCGCCTGGATGTTGCAGCGACGGCATAAGGCCGCGCTGATTCAGCAGGGCTTCTCGCCCACGCAGGCCAAAGAGATGGTGAATGTCCGGGGTGACGGCAGTGAGGCGACGACGCCCAATTGGTGGATTCTCGGCGGGAGCCTGGTCTTCGCACTATTTACCGTCACGGTCGGATTGGGCGGATTTCCCTACAGTGAGGAAATCGTATTTGCCGGTTCCCTGGCCATCGTGCTGTTCCTGATGGCGAGGCTGGTGCGTGAGCTGGAGCCGGACAAGCGATTTACGTTGGTCGGGACTGCGGTGGTCGTATTCATCTTCCGCGCGATTCCGGGGACCGGTCCCGGCGCGACCTGGTGGATGATCGATCACCTGAAGTTCGATCAGCAGTTTCTGTCGATCCTCTCGCTGATCGGGAGTACGTTGACGCTGGCCGGCATGTTTATTTTTCGCCGGTTCATGGCCGAGCGGTCCATCGCCTACGTGGTGGGTTTTCTGACGGTGATTGGGACAGTCCTGACGTTGCCGGTGGTGAGTATGTATTACGGTTTGCACGAATGGACCGCACGAATGACGGGCGGGTTTGTCGATGCGCGGTTTATTGCCTTGATCGATACGGCGTTGGAATCGCCGCTCGGGCAGATTTCTATGATTCCGATGTTGGCATGGATTGCCAACTCAGCGCCGGCGAACTTGAAAGCCACCTTCTTCGCCGTCATGGCCTCGTTCACCAACCTGGCGCTGTCCTTGAGCCAGCTCGGGACCAAATATTTGAATGATGTCTACGTGGTGACGCGGGAGGTGAAAGATGTGGCTACCGGTGCGATCCAAACACCTGCGGACTATAGTCACCTCGGTTCATTGCTGATTGTGCAGCTGTTGTTAGGATTAGCCCTGCCTTTGGCCGCGATCGTTTTTGCGAAGGTGACGCGATTCAAGAGCGCGTAGTGGTTCGGCCGAGATCGCAGATCCGCTGCTACGACAAGCCTGGTCATAGCTGAAATGACCAGGCCGACGGGCTCGTCGCTCAGTCTCTCAACGTACTATGAGTACGCCTCGTTCCCTCGCGCCTCCGCGCGTCGGTCTCGCGACGCGGCTTTGCGATTTCGCCACGAACCGGAAGAATTACTATCGACTATGCGGTGGCGCGGACGAAGCTGAAGAGGCGTCCGGGGAAGAACGGCGTGTTTCTCTCCGGTAGGCGGAGGCGTGACTCGGTGCGTGCGTAGCCTTGAGCTGCCATGAGGCTGCTGAATTGGCTGCACTGGCTGCGGCCTGGATCGACCAGAAGCACTTGGCAAGCCGGGTTGGCATGGGCTGCGATGAATCCGGCGAGTAAAGCGGGATGGTCCTGCTCGTAGAGCAGGTCGCTGCCGATAATCAGATCGAATCGGCCGCTATTGAGATGCGGCTCCATCCACGCCGCTTTGAAAAAAGGGATCGGCGCGAGTGCATTCAGGTCGGTGTTGTGCCGTAAAAAATCTTCCGCCAGCGGATGATAGTCGGTCGCGGTGATGGTGGCGCCGCGTTGCTGCAGAACGAGACTCGGAAGGCCGATGCCGCACCCGACTTCCAGGATACTCTTGCCTTCGACGGGGAACCGGCTCATCTCTTCTGCCAGTGCCAGCCCGGCTGGCCACACCGTGCCGAAGTTCGGCCAGGAGGTTGCGGAAATGCCCGCCCGTTCCGCCGATCCGTCAGGGTCTGAGAACTGCCGCTGATCCAGCAGGGTCCGAATCTGAAAGGTCGTTGTGCCCACGCGGTAGCCGGTGGTCTTAACGTCGTAACCTGGCGAGTGTGTTTCCATTCACTTGTCAGCATAAACCCTTCTGCATCGCGGAGCTATGGTAATCATCGTCGAGAGGAGAGCCGGAGTCATTTCACGTGGTCCTAGTATCCCCTTGACCTGTGCGGTATGATGAGCATCTCTTAGGAAGGCCTAGATTGAGGTCGAGGCTGAGGAAGCAGCTCAACTTGAACCTTGGCCTTAACCTTGTAGCGAAGAAAGGGGGCGACCGGTTTCGACGGGGATACTAAAGTCAGCGGTGCATGTCGAGCTCTCGGGGTCTCGTAAATCCTCCGGGAAAATGTAACTGCCAATCAAGAACTGGCACTCGCAGCTTAATTAACTGCGACGTTCCTCCACCTGAGGCCCGCGGGGGTGGTCGGAGCGCGATACAGCGGGCTGGTCCAACGCTGGTGCTCAGCGGCCGAGGACGAGACAATACTGGGCTAGTGGCCAGTCTAAGCCAGCCGGTGGGCGTGGGTGGCTGCGAAACTAAAACGATCGGCTAAACATGTAGATCCGTTGCGCTGAAGGTCTTCGGACAGGGGTTCAACTCCCCTCGCCTCCACCAAACCGCACTTTGTGCGACCCGGCGCCTCTTTTGCGATTTAACGTGATCGAAGGCGCCGGAGAAACCCCACCAGTGAGTTTCCTGTCTTTGCAACACCCCGCTCGACCCGGAGCCAATATAAATGGTTCCGGGCGACGGGAGGACCCCCTTCGGCAGTTCATCGTGTAATACCGCACTAGGTGCGACCCGCCGGCTGTCTATTTCAATAGAGGCCAGCGGATCAGTTCCCTCCAGGGTTTTTCCGATCTTGACCGACATCCGAAGTCTTCTCGTCATCTCCTCCCCCCGTTGCTGCAAATTGATTCTCTTTGCCTGACTTTGCTAGAAGTCTGTCATCTATCTCCCATGTTTCGATAGTTGGACAACGTGGAGACCTTCTGACGGTGACAAAGGAGC
This portion of the Nitrospira sp. genome encodes:
- a CDS encoding DNA-3-methyladenine glycosylase 2 family protein, with the translated sequence MRRLIRDVGPFALIPRVRRTPFESLARAIAFQQLHEKAAESILKRFIALFPGRRFPRPAELLTAHADAIRGAGFSGAKVLALRDLAARTLDGTVPTGREIKALDDNAIIERLVEVRGIGRWTVEMLLIFQLGRPDVLPVDDFGVRNGFRVAYRRRTMPSPKEVLRYGERWRPYRTAAAWYLWRAADRTKQETTVL
- a CDS encoding multidrug efflux RND transporter permease subunit gives rise to the protein MTSHVFIDRPILASVVSIIIVVMGLLALQFLPVAQFPEITPPVVQIDADYPGASAEVAAEAVARPIEVTLPGIDNLLYFESTSSNDGHVTIKLTFEIGTDPDIAQVQTQNREKLAEPQLPTEVIRQGVSVKKMSPDLVAVIVLKSTDPRHDAVFLSNYATLRVVDDLKRVKGVGDALVFGQQNYSMRVILNPPQMAKLGLIPSDIAAIIREQNRDYPAGTIGREPAPKGTELTIPIISKGRLTDVKDFEELIVRALPDGSTVRLKDVARIELGAQSYSLEGRWNSTPTTFILTFLSPGANALDTVRRTRAQMDELTKNFPPGVSYDIPYDTTRFIEVSIKEVVKTLAEAMVLVVLVVYVFLQSWRATIIPTVAVPVSLIGTFIGLYALGFSINTITLFGMVLAIGIVVDDAIVVVENVERHMREDRVSAKVAAKRAMSEVTSPIIAIVLVLVSVFVPVGFVGGITGALYKQFAATIAISVTVSGFVALTLSPALCAMVLLPQHEARGGFWAFFDRNFGRTQQGFSRIVGSFLARPVLVMLLFGVLLVVSTGLFKALPKSFLPEEDQGYFIVVAQLPDGASKQRTDAVLERIERYFQANPAVHSTDALSGQNFVFGTRGPNAATMFVPLVLWDERPEPQNHAKALVGAAYAEFAKIPEALILAFNAPAIRGVGAVGGFSAQLQDPNSGDFKKFAAVAQQFVERAQKEPAIGRVGTNFRVSSPRLYVNVNRERAKALGIPISDIFDTLQAYFGNFYINDFVKFGRVYHVQTEAEAEYRATPQDLAKIYVRAQTPQGTNMITLDTVVTTEYQSGPDPVNHFNGYNTALVLGAAAPGFSSGQALEALDRVGKEVLVPQGYSIDYSNISFQERRVGGQSGVVFAVGLLMVFLVLAAQFESWVVPFAVILAVPFAIFGALTAVFLRGFENDIYFQIGLVTLIGLSAKNAILIVEFANTRYEAGRPLIEAAMEAAKLRFRPIIMTSMAFIFGMIPLVVARGAGASSRQSIGTGVMGGMLAATFLAIFFVPLFYVVTRRLTQRRTSESALLEEPPTPLSSEDESHHA
- a CDS encoding SDR family oxidoreductase, translated to MTSLNGKVAIVTGASSGIGQAVAERLAADGAIVVVNYLRSEGKARGVVAGIQGKGGKAVAVQADMSVAADARRLVVDTSAQFGRLDILVNNAGKFVPKSFFETSEADFDAQIALHAKGPYFAMQEAGKVMRDQGRIVNISSAGTKLHYYGATAYLGSRGALEQFTMGIAQELAPRGITVNTVAPGFTDTGILTEPYRQMGIQLSPFKRLGTPEDIAEVVAFLVSEQARWITGQTIQAGGGIVM
- a CDS encoding NmrA/HSCARG family protein — encoded protein: MADKKIIAVVGATGAQGGGLVRAIVKDPGSGFVARAITRDVNSDKAKALAKLGADVVAANLDDADSLARAFAGAYGVFCLTNFWEHFSPEKEYAQVKAQATAAKKAGVQHAVWSTLEDTRKWVPLTDNRMPTLMGKYKVPHFDAKGEADQEFTKLGVPTTFLLTSFYWDNMISFGMGPKKGPDGTLAFTLPMGDKMLPGIAAEDIGKCAFGIFKKGREHIGKTVAIAGEHLTGAEMAAAMTKSFGQPVRYNAVTPEQYRAFGFPGADDLGNMFQFKHDFNEAFCGPRNPSIARGLNPALLTFEAWLAHNKNRIPLT
- a CDS encoding nitroreductase family protein, translated to MNKPADTQFPLHDLLTQRWSPRAFSEQAVGQEKLHVLLEAARWAPSSSNEQPWRFIVATKEEPADYDRLLACLLEGNRKWAYRAPVLILSVARMDFEEDSRPNRHAFHDVGVATENLLLQVSALGLVAHPMAGFDIEKARDDLRIPSGYEPVAMIAVGYPGELSVLPDYLQQRELKPRERKPLTEIAFSGQWGHSLPSPLV
- a CDS encoding methyltransferase domain-containing protein, producing the protein METHSPGYDVKTTGYRVGTTTFQIRTLLDQRQFSDPDGSAERAGISATSWPNFGTVWPAGLALAEEMSRFPVEGKSILEVGCGIGLPSLVLQQRGATITATDYHPLAEDFLRHNTDLNALAPIPFFKAAWMEPHLNSGRFDLIIGSDLLYEQDHPALLAGFIAAHANPACQVLLVDPGRSQCSQFSSLMAAQGYARTESRLRLPERNTPFFPGRLFSFVRATA
- a CDS encoding RidA family protein; the protein is MARQNVSTGGPWEATIGYSRAVRVGDHVQVSGTTAMTPGGLVGKGDPYAQTIQTLKTIEAALRQAGVSLADVVRTRIYMANIDQWQAVGRAHGEVFGNIRPATTMVEVKRLIDPDMLVEIEADAIAPH
- a CDS encoding efflux transporter outer membrane subunit encodes the protein MRKPLALGLSLLFASCAVGPDYERPKTDAGDTFRMAETPADAPSLANLPWWELLKDDQLQTLIKMALAENKDLQKAVATVEEFQARALIARSDWLPGITASGNAPNLGRKTIFLFPGFANPFNYYLQGNLSWELDIWGRIRRSNEAARADLLSKEENRRAVVLQLVSGVAESYFNLLQFDDQLDIAKRTLHSWEESVRIAQARLKQGMTSRLDTDQFEAERANAAARAAELERQMVQAENQLSVLLGRKPFAIPRGRLLNDQMVPPAVPAGLPSDLLQRRPDLLDAEQQLAAATARIGAAKAERFPKISLTGLLGAASPQLSKLFTDPASFGVGGMGFAAPLLSGPVLGFQQEAIEAQAKQALAQYEKTVLTAFREVEDSLVAVRTTRVQSEAQMQQVAALQSALKLAELRYKGGLANYLDVLVSRRNLFEAELALTGTRRLHVVSVVQLYKALGGGWSPEMDRKTEPRKG